From the genome of Spirosomataceae bacterium TFI 002, one region includes:
- a CDS encoding DNA-binding response regulator, OmpR family, contains REC and winged-helix (wHTH) domain has translation MKILVIEDEPEMRELLKQFLQDENYVVEVAVDFQSGMDKISAYDYDCILLDITLPGGSGLDLLQELKELNKADSVIVISAKNSIEDKVKGLDLGADDYLTKPFHVTELNSRIKSVIRRKKADGKSLLVMENVKVNIEERLVLIDDKSIELNRKEFDILVFFGMNKTRIVSKSAIAENIWGDYIDQANDFDFIYSQIKNLRKKLRDNKAKIDINSVYGMGYKLSLK, from the coding sequence ATGAAAATTCTCGTAATAGAAGACGAACCAGAAATGAGAGAATTGCTCAAGCAATTCTTGCAGGATGAAAACTATGTAGTGGAGGTAGCGGTGGATTTTCAATCTGGAATGGATAAGATTTCTGCCTATGATTACGATTGCATTTTGCTTGATATTACGCTTCCGGGCGGTAGCGGATTGGATTTATTGCAGGAGTTAAAAGAGCTAAATAAAGCAGACAGTGTAATTGTGATTTCTGCCAAAAACTCAATTGAAGACAAGGTTAAGGGTTTAGACCTAGGAGCAGATGATTATTTAACTAAGCCGTTTCATGTAACTGAACTCAATTCCCGTATCAAGTCCGTAATAAGGCGAAAAAAAGCTGATGGCAAGAGTCTGCTTGTCATGGAGAATGTAAAGGTTAACATAGAAGAACGACTTGTATTAATAGATGATAAATCAATAGAATTGAATAGAAAGGAGTTTGACATTCTGGTATTTTTTGGAATGAATAAAACACGAATTGTTAGTAAATCTGCGATAGCGGAAAATATTTGGGGCGATTACATTGATCAAGCAAACGACTTTGATTTCATCTATTCACAAATCAAAAATCTTCGCAAAAAACTGCGAGACAACAAGGCAAAGATTGATATCAATTCGGTGTATGGAATGGGGTATAAACTTTCGCTTAAATGA
- a CDS encoding Signal transduction histidine kinase, with the protein MKLINHTLWIFSAILFATVGLWAFLFYSQLLGQVKTTIDEGLANHKIAILDKLKDDPEIPDQESFLDKSYSLRNVKEDYALQIIDTYKDTLIHSNLKNSTYQARLLTTAFISPNERFYEMKVISHEIDKGNLIKKIVFSLLLLFLFLAVSIFLVNRFVLKNTWKPFYELLTYLNDFKIDMGRSKEFEKTNIEEFALLNTSVENLLNKNVEIFNSQKEFIENASHEFQTPLAIGINKLELLAEDESLTINQVKKIGQIINSFERISSLNKSLLLLSKIENKQFISTEEISFDEIISRVIEDFSDFSTYQEIKITYHKEGEWTYFMNKDLAEMLVLNFVKNAIIHNHKEGEVIVKLEAGSFMVENTSMLPQIASDRLFRRFSKSSNNTKSTGLGLSIVKSIADVSGLEISYSYTGNHTFKVAEKA; encoded by the coding sequence ATGAAGCTTATTAACCATACGCTGTGGATTTTTTCGGCCATTTTGTTTGCCACAGTTGGGTTATGGGCGTTTCTCTTCTATTCTCAGTTATTAGGTCAGGTGAAAACTACCATTGATGAAGGACTTGCGAATCACAAAATCGCAATTTTAGATAAACTAAAAGACGACCCCGAGATACCAGATCAAGAAAGCTTTTTAGACAAAAGTTACAGCTTAAGAAATGTAAAGGAAGACTACGCTTTACAGATCATTGACACTTATAAAGATACCCTCATTCACTCTAATCTTAAGAACAGCACCTATCAGGCACGCTTACTTACCACGGCATTCATTTCGCCCAATGAACGGTTTTATGAAATGAAAGTGATTTCACATGAGATTGACAAAGGGAATTTAATTAAGAAGATTGTTTTCTCTTTATTGTTGCTTTTTTTGTTTCTAGCTGTAAGTATATTTTTGGTAAATAGGTTTGTCTTAAAAAATACCTGGAAGCCGTTTTACGAGCTGCTTACTTATCTCAACGACTTCAAGATAGATATGGGTAGGTCCAAAGAATTTGAGAAGACAAATATTGAAGAGTTTGCCTTGCTCAATACTTCAGTAGAAAATCTACTTAACAAAAATGTAGAGATTTTTAATAGCCAAAAAGAATTCATAGAAAATGCGTCACACGAATTTCAAACCCCATTGGCAATAGGCATAAACAAGCTAGAACTCCTTGCCGAAGATGAAAGTTTGACTATAAATCAGGTTAAAAAAATAGGTCAAATTATTAATTCTTTTGAACGAATTTCGAGCTTAAATAAGTCTCTTTTATTGCTCTCCAAAATTGAGAACAAACAATTTATTTCTACCGAAGAAATAAGTTTTGATGAAATAATAAGTCGAGTTATTGAAGATTTTTCAGATTTTTCAACCTATCAAGAGATTAAAATCACCTATCACAAAGAAGGTGAATGGACTTATTTTATGAATAAGGATTTAGCTGAAATGCTGGTGCTGAATTTCGTAAAAAATGCCATCATACATAATCATAAAGAAGGCGAAGTGATCGTAAAATTAGAGGCTGGCTCCTTTATGGTTGAGAATACAAGTATGCTGCCTCAGATAGCTTCGGACAGGTTATTTAGGCGTTTTAGTAAGAGTTCTAATAATACCAAATCAACAGGATTGGGCTTGTCTATAGTTAAAAGTATTGCAGATGTTTCGGGTCTTGAAATTTCATATTCTTACACCGGGAATCACACATTTAAAGTTGCAGAAAAGGCCTGA
- a CDS encoding Putative beta-lactamase-inhibitor-like, PepSY-like, with the protein MMNRIIGLLILTCSLNVAFSQSISQSNVPAVVLNSFQLSYPTAEEIKWKKDQSNYRIRYKVNKKSHDLTMDYKGMVIKHTQDLYLSEIPQNVLETIRAKISYFDLQDADLVEKEGKVIYETKFKFDGSNIYFWINEKGELQKYRRELKDEEIPASVLNAIKSQYGKFDIERAKYVEDGGNTNYIIGAEINDKDHVFWFDIKANLLKHTQDLKDSEIPAAILKKVNSDYKNYDVRDADLIEIRENVTYVLKLKGSEKQVYITFNKAGKVLETK; encoded by the coding sequence ATGATGAATCGAATTATAGGATTACTGATTTTGACTTGCTCGCTAAATGTTGCTTTCTCTCAAAGCATAAGTCAGAGCAATGTACCAGCGGTGGTGCTGAATTCCTTTCAGCTGAGTTACCCTACTGCAGAGGAAATAAAGTGGAAAAAAGATCAAAGCAATTATAGGATCAGGTATAAAGTAAACAAAAAGTCTCATGACTTAACAATGGATTATAAAGGGATGGTTATCAAGCATACACAAGACCTTTATTTAAGTGAAATTCCCCAAAACGTGCTTGAAACCATTAGGGCTAAGATTTCTTATTTTGATTTACAAGATGCGGACCTTGTTGAGAAAGAAGGTAAAGTGATATATGAAACCAAGTTCAAATTTGATGGGTCAAATATCTACTTCTGGATTAATGAGAAAGGTGAATTGCAAAAGTATAGGAGGGAGCTCAAGGATGAGGAAATCCCTGCATCAGTTTTAAATGCGATAAAGAGTCAGTATGGAAAATTCGATATCGAAAGAGCCAAATATGTAGAAGATGGAGGCAATACCAATTATATCATCGGTGCCGAAATCAACGACAAAGACCATGTCTTTTGGTTTGATATTAAAGCGAATTTATTAAAGCATACACAAGATTTAAAGGATAGTGAGATTCCCGCTGCGATTCTAAAAAAAGTTAATTCTGATTATAAAAATTATGATGTAAGGGACGCAGATCTCATTGAAATAAGAGAAAATGTCACTTATGTATTAAAGTTGAAAGGGTCGGAAAAGCAAGTGTATATAACTTTCAATAAGGCAGGTAAAGTTTTAGAGACTAAATAA
- a CDS encoding Aldo/keto reductase → MMTSINNFTVLNNGSKMPWLGLGVYQAEDGTEVENAVKFALIKGYRSIDTASVYGNEIGVGKAIAESEVPRGEIFLTTKVWNDDQREKRTLAAFDESLNRLRVDYVDLYLVHWPVKDCYQETWKAMEEIYASGRAKAIGVSNFLENNLKDILADCKVVPAVNQMECHPYLLQPELLAFCKENNIQMEAWSPLMQGHIMEVDLVKDLAKRYQKTPAQITLRWNLQHGIVTIPKSVHRHRIIENSEIFDFEISKEDMTSLDALDQGKRFGPDPADFNF, encoded by the coding sequence ATGATGACAAGCATTAACAATTTTACGGTTTTAAACAATGGTTCTAAAATGCCTTGGCTAGGCTTAGGTGTATATCAAGCAGAAGATGGTACAGAGGTAGAAAATGCAGTAAAGTTTGCCTTAATAAAAGGGTATAGAAGTATAGACACTGCTTCGGTGTATGGAAATGAGATTGGTGTAGGTAAAGCCATTGCGGAGAGTGAAGTTCCTAGAGGAGAGATTTTTCTCACAACGAAGGTTTGGAATGACGATCAGCGTGAAAAGCGAACTTTAGCAGCTTTTGACGAAAGTCTTAACCGACTTAGAGTTGATTACGTGGATTTATATTTGGTACACTGGCCGGTAAAAGATTGCTATCAAGAAACGTGGAAAGCAATGGAGGAGATTTATGCCAGTGGTAGGGCAAAGGCTATTGGTGTTAGCAACTTTTTAGAAAACAATCTCAAAGATATTCTTGCTGACTGTAAAGTTGTGCCTGCTGTAAATCAAATGGAGTGTCACCCATATTTGCTTCAACCCGAGTTGTTGGCTTTTTGTAAAGAAAATAATATTCAAATGGAAGCATGGAGCCCCTTAATGCAAGGTCATATCATGGAAGTAGACTTGGTTAAGGATTTGGCGAAGAGGTACCAAAAGACCCCTGCTCAAATTACTCTTCGCTGGAACCTTCAACATGGAATAGTGACAATTCCAAAGTCTGTTCACAGGCATAGAATAATCGAAAACTCTGAAATATTTGATTTCGAAATATCAAAAGAGGACATGACCTCCTTAGATGCTCTTGATCAAGGTAAGCGTTTTGGCCCAGATCCTGCTGATTTTAATTTTTAA